Proteins from one Candidatus Hydrogenedentota bacterium genomic window:
- a CDS encoding ankyrin repeat domain-containing protein: protein MKTQQIRTAFTMVAFCLVAMLVSLGTFHVLYVTDHIPMTSGELRSLVEGGLRFHDSADVQRGIRKGVDIVAFTGATPHTCLLCQVAIAGDVETVKLLRAHRANETFERCMQHHRDILVNCILRGETEMASALIYGGAADQSRWQGKSPLHVAIESGQLDIVRAMLKQSGGGDIIDPTWLESLNGSEQGEKMLGILHRYDVKFYRYYPYC, encoded by the coding sequence ATGAAAACACAACAGATTCGAACCGCATTCACAATGGTTGCATTCTGTTTGGTCGCGATGCTTGTCTCTTTGGGAACATTCCATGTTCTTTACGTGACCGATCATATTCCCATGACATCGGGTGAGCTTCGATCACTTGTGGAAGGCGGTCTCCGTTTTCACGACTCGGCGGATGTGCAGCGCGGTATTCGCAAGGGCGTTGACATCGTTGCCTTTACAGGGGCAACCCCGCATACATGCTTGTTGTGCCAAGTCGCGATTGCAGGAGACGTGGAAACAGTCAAGCTGCTTCGCGCGCACAGGGCGAATGAGACCTTCGAAAGATGTATGCAGCATCACAGAGACATTCTTGTTAATTGCATTCTGCGGGGCGAAACGGAGATGGCATCTGCGCTCATATACGGTGGAGCCGCGGACCAATCTCGCTGGCAAGGCAAATCGCCTCTGCACGTCGCAATCGAAAGCGGTCAACTCGATATCGTCCGCGCGATGCTGAAGCAGAGCGGGGGTGGCGACATCATCGATCCTACGTGGCTTGAATCGCTGAATGGCTCCGAACAGGGCGAGAAAATGCTTGGAATTCTGCATCGCTATGACGTGAAATTCTACCGGTACTATCCATATTGTTGA